CACTGGAGTTTAATAAAATTTATCTAACAGTTTAACAATTTGGAGTTATGGCTAAAGAAAAATTTGAAAGATCGAAGCCTCACGTAAACATAGGTACCATTGGTCACGTAGACCACGGTAAGACTACCCTAACCGCTGCAATTACTACCGTACTTGCAAAGAGGGGTCTTTCTGAGTTGAGAAGTTTCGATTCTATCGACAACGCACCTGAAGAAAAAGAACGTGGTATCACCATCAACACTGCACACGTTGAGTACCAAACAGAAAACCGTCACTACGCTCACGTAGACTGTCCAGGTCACGCCGACTACGTAAAGAACATGGTTACTGGTGCTGCTCAAATGGACGGTGCTATCCTTGTAGTTGCTGCTACAGATGGTCCTATGCCTCAAACTCGTGAGCACATCCTTCTTGCTCGTCAGGTAAACGTTCCTAAGATCGTTGTTTTCCTTAACAAGGTTGACATGGTTGAAGACGAAGAAATGCTTGAACTAGTTGAAATGGAAGTTCGCGAACTTCTAAGTTTCTACCAATTCGATGGCGACAATGCTCCTGTAATCCGTGGTTCTGCACTTGGTGGTCTTAATGGCGATGACAAGTGGGAAGATAAGATTATGGAACTTATGGCAGCAGTTGATAGCTACATTCCAATTCCTCCTCGTGAAAACGAAAAACCATTCCTTATGCCAGTTGAGGACGTATTCTCAATTACAGGACGTGGTACCGTTGCTACAGGTAGAATTGAAACTGGTATCGTAAAAGTTGGTGAAGAAGTTCAAATCATCGGTCTTGGAGAAGAGCCAAAGAAATCTGTATGTACTGGTGTTGAAATGTTCCGTAAGCTTCTAGATCAAGGAGAAGCTGGTGACAACGTAGGTCTTCTACTTCGTGGTATCGACAAGAAGGATATTCGTCGTGGTATGGTAATTGCTAAGCCAGGAACTATCACTCCTCACACTAAATTTAAGGCTGAGATTTACGTTCTTAAGAAAGAAGAAGGTGGTCGTCACACTCCATTCCACAACAAGTACCGTCCACAATTCTACCTACGTACTCTTGACGTAACTGGAGAAATCTCTCTTCCAGAAGGTGTAGAAATGGTAATGCCTGGTGATAACGTAACCATCACTGTAGAACTAATCACTCCAGTAGCTCTTAACCAAGGTCTACGTTTCGCTATCCGCGAAGGTGGTAGAACAGTTGGTGCTGGTCAGATCACAGAAATTCTAGAATAATCTAGACCAAAATAACCAAGAATTGGCTCTTTGGAGCCAATTCTTACCTATTACGGGTGTAGCTCAGTTGGTAGAGCATCGGTCTCCAAAA
This genomic window from Alistipes sp. ZOR0009 contains:
- the tuf gene encoding elongation factor Tu, with protein sequence MAKEKFERSKPHVNIGTIGHVDHGKTTLTAAITTVLAKRGLSELRSFDSIDNAPEEKERGITINTAHVEYQTENRHYAHVDCPGHADYVKNMVTGAAQMDGAILVVAATDGPMPQTREHILLARQVNVPKIVVFLNKVDMVEDEEMLELVEMEVRELLSFYQFDGDNAPVIRGSALGGLNGDDKWEDKIMELMAAVDSYIPIPPRENEKPFLMPVEDVFSITGRGTVATGRIETGIVKVGEEVQIIGLGEEPKKSVCTGVEMFRKLLDQGEAGDNVGLLLRGIDKKDIRRGMVIAKPGTITPHTKFKAEIYVLKKEEGGRHTPFHNKYRPQFYLRTLDVTGEISLPEGVEMVMPGDNVTITVELITPVALNQGLRFAIREGGRTVGAGQITEILE